The Chryseolinea soli genome contains a region encoding:
- a CDS encoding PLD nuclease N-terminal domain-containing protein has product MARLISLLILILDVVVILDILRSNKDNEKKILWIIAVVFLPVLGPIFYYVIGKK; this is encoded by the coding sequence ATGGCACGCCTGATATCTCTCCTCATTCTCATCCTCGATGTTGTTGTGATCCTCGACATCCTGCGAAGCAATAAAGACAACGAAAAGAAAATATTGTGGATCATTGCCGTCGTATTTCTGCCCGTGCTGGGACCGATTTTCTATTACGTGATCGGCAAAAAATAA
- a CDS encoding OmpA family protein, with amino-acid sequence MFLNKILFGLLLCSLFSSCIVSKKKYDALLAQKIQTDADLSDRATALDKANADIKDLNDKLARLKEDTTNLGIDQRNTSQRLGALEKEHHQLNTTYKNLMTSSGKLNRDLTQQQEQLLAIQQNLEQTRKLNDSLSVGLAEREKKVKELEQVLAAKDKAVQDLKNKITGALLNFKEGDITVKVKNGKVYVSLAEQLLFGSGSIEVDSKGVTALQQLAKAIKDQKDINILVEGHTDNVPISKKSQYMNDNWDLSVMRATAITKILTKAGVSAQQVTPSGRGEYMPLAANDTPQNKQKNRRTEIIITPNLDELFKILESN; translated from the coding sequence ATGTTCCTGAACAAAATTCTATTCGGTCTCTTGTTGTGCTCCCTGTTTTCATCGTGCATCGTTTCCAAAAAGAAATACGATGCGTTGTTGGCACAAAAAATACAAACCGATGCCGACCTCTCCGATCGCGCCACGGCGCTCGACAAAGCCAATGCCGACATCAAAGATCTCAACGACAAACTTGCGCGGCTGAAGGAAGACACCACCAACCTGGGTATCGACCAACGAAACACTTCACAACGGCTGGGGGCTTTGGAGAAAGAACACCATCAGCTGAACACCACCTATAAAAACCTGATGACGAGCAGCGGCAAGCTGAACCGCGACCTCACCCAACAACAAGAACAACTGCTGGCCATCCAGCAAAACCTCGAACAAACCCGCAAGCTCAACGACTCGCTGAGTGTAGGACTTGCCGAACGCGAGAAAAAAGTAAAAGAACTGGAACAGGTGTTGGCCGCTAAAGACAAAGCCGTGCAAGATCTGAAGAACAAGATCACCGGCGCGTTGCTCAACTTCAAGGAAGGCGACATCACCGTCAAGGTGAAGAATGGCAAAGTATATGTATCCCTGGCCGAACAACTTCTCTTTGGCTCCGGAAGCATTGAAGTCGACAGCAAAGGGGTTACGGCACTGCAACAATTGGCCAAGGCCATCAAAGATCAAAAAGACATCAACATCCTGGTGGAAGGTCACACCGACAATGTGCCCATTTCCAAAAAATCGCAGTACATGAACGACAACTGGGACCTCAGCGTGATGCGCGCCACGGCCATCACCAAGATCCTGACCAAAGCGGGTGTGAGCGCCCAACAGGTGACACCGTCGGGCCGCGGCGAATACATGCCGCTGGCCGCCAACGACACACCGCAAAACAAACAGAAAAACCGCCGCACGGAGATCATCATCACCCCCAATCTCGACGAACTTTTCAAAATCCTGGAATCAAACTAA
- a CDS encoding sugar phosphate isomerase/epimerase family protein: MKKSLIILLLASATFGAVAQRFGKTLKNTPGIVSYTYRNSFQKDVALTLDTIKALGITDIEFSNLFGKTAAELRALLDARGLHCSSFGVSYDDLNNKTREVGNNAKTLGASFVRVAWIPHEGKTVDAVLIKKAADDFNAAGKILKEEFNLSFCYHNHGYEFVSYEKGTLFDYLVANTNPAYVNFELDILWAFHPGQDPAQLLKKYGKRLKLMHVKDLRKGVKGDFTGGTSQENDVALGTGQINIAEVIKAAQQSAIEHYYIEDESSAVKTQVPQSLKYLKSL; encoded by the coding sequence ATGAAAAAAAGTTTGATTATCCTGCTCCTTGCTTCCGCGACTTTCGGCGCCGTTGCGCAGCGCTTTGGCAAAACGTTGAAGAACACACCGGGCATTGTTTCCTACACCTATCGCAACAGCTTTCAGAAAGACGTAGCCCTCACGCTCGACACGATCAAGGCGTTGGGCATTACCGACATTGAATTTTCGAACCTGTTTGGCAAAACGGCCGCAGAGCTCCGCGCCCTGCTCGACGCCCGGGGCTTGCACTGCTCTTCGTTTGGTGTGAGCTACGACGACCTGAACAACAAAACCCGCGAGGTGGGCAACAACGCCAAAACATTGGGAGCTTCGTTTGTGCGGGTGGCGTGGATCCCACACGAAGGAAAAACGGTGGATGCCGTCTTAATCAAAAAAGCAGCCGACGATTTTAATGCGGCCGGCAAAATCCTGAAGGAAGAATTCAACCTCAGTTTCTGCTATCACAACCACGGCTATGAATTTGTGTCCTATGAAAAAGGTACGTTGTTCGACTACCTGGTGGCGAACACCAACCCGGCCTACGTGAACTTTGAATTGGATATCCTCTGGGCCTTTCACCCCGGTCAGGACCCGGCGCAGCTGTTGAAGAAATATGGCAAGCGGCTCAAGCTCATGCATGTGAAAGACTTGCGCAAAGGCGTGAAAGGCGATTTTACGGGCGGCACCTCGCAGGAGAACGACGTCGCCCTCGGCACCGGTCAGATCAACATTGCCGAGGTGATCAAGGCAGCGCAGCAATCGGCCATCGAGCACTATTACATTGAAGATGAAAGCAGCGCTGTGAAGACGCAAGTTCCCCAAAGCCTGAAATACCTGAAGTCCCTCTAA
- a CDS encoding acetylxylan esterase, with the protein MRKLSFLVLYLFIQSVTPLLAQPTERLIKIWVAPNHSDWTYKNGEPVKFDVTVLENSNAVKDVKIYYEIGPEKMTPLKKDSIVLKEGKITLDGGTMKSAGFLRCVVTAKIDGVTYRNLATAGFEPLTLKPTVEMPADFIQFWDKAKAELAEVPVDARMTLMPERCTETVNVYHVNLQNFAKGTRLYGILCIPKKAGKYPALLKVPGAGVRAYNGDVAMAEKGIITFEIGIHGIPVNMDPNVYTVLGAGALKGYQNYNLDDRDRFYYKRVYLGCVRANDFLVGLQQFDGVNLGVTGGSQGGALSVITAALDPRVQCLGAFYPALSDVTGYLKGRAGGWPHYFDPSNIAFNNTKEKIATCGYYDVVNFAKQLKKPAWFSWGFNDETCPPTSMYAAYNSITAPKSLLLVLETGHWTYPEQYDKLNQWLIAKLTGH; encoded by the coding sequence ATGAGAAAACTGTCTTTCCTCGTTCTTTATCTTTTTATACAAAGCGTCACCCCGCTGCTGGCACAACCCACCGAGCGACTCATCAAAATATGGGTAGCCCCGAACCACAGTGACTGGACGTACAAAAATGGCGAGCCCGTGAAGTTCGATGTCACCGTCTTGGAGAACAGCAACGCCGTGAAGGACGTAAAGATTTATTACGAGATCGGCCCCGAAAAAATGACGCCCCTTAAAAAGGATTCCATCGTGCTAAAAGAGGGCAAGATCACGCTCGACGGTGGAACGATGAAAAGTGCCGGTTTTCTACGCTGTGTGGTTACCGCAAAGATCGATGGCGTCACCTACCGGAACCTCGCCACCGCGGGTTTTGAACCCTTGACGCTTAAGCCTACCGTTGAAATGCCCGCTGACTTCATACAGTTTTGGGACAAAGCCAAGGCCGAGCTTGCCGAAGTGCCCGTCGACGCCCGCATGACGCTGATGCCCGAACGATGCACCGAAACCGTAAACGTGTATCATGTCAACTTACAAAACTTTGCAAAGGGCACGCGCCTCTATGGGATCCTTTGTATTCCAAAGAAGGCGGGAAAATATCCGGCCTTGCTAAAAGTGCCCGGCGCGGGCGTGAGGGCTTATAACGGTGATGTGGCCATGGCGGAAAAAGGAATCATTACCTTCGAGATCGGCATTCACGGTATTCCTGTGAACATGGATCCCAACGTCTACACGGTGCTGGGCGCTGGGGCATTAAAAGGATATCAAAATTACAACCTCGACGACCGCGATCGCTTTTATTATAAGCGTGTATACCTGGGTTGTGTGCGGGCGAACGACTTCCTGGTGGGCCTGCAGCAATTCGATGGCGTTAACCTGGGGGTGACCGGAGGAAGCCAGGGGGGAGCCTTGTCGGTGATCACGGCGGCACTCGACCCTCGCGTGCAATGCCTGGGAGCATTTTATCCGGCACTGAGCGACGTGACCGGCTACTTGAAAGGACGCGCCGGTGGATGGCCACATTATTTTGATCCGTCGAACATCGCGTTCAATAACACAAAAGAAAAGATCGCTACCTGTGGGTACTACGACGTCGTGAATTTTGCCAAGCAACTGAAGAAGCCGGCATGGTTCAGTTGGGGCTTCAACGACGAGACTTGCCCACCCACGTCGATGTACGCCGCTTACAATTCCATCACAGCACCGAAATCGTTGCTGCTGGTTTTGGAGACGGGGCATTGGACCTATCCCGAGCAATACGATAAATTGAATCAGTGGCTCATCGCGAAGCTGACCGGACACTAG
- a CDS encoding amino acid permease encodes MANIWITKPLQQLMTETADKAVGLRRTLGRFNLIMLGVGGIIGAGIFVLTGQAAANYAGPAIILSFVIAGIACGFAGLCYAEFASMIPIAGSAYTYAYATLGEFIAWIIGWDLILEYLFGAATVAVGWSGYVVSFLKNFGIQIPPALCNAPFTYDTATHEWIRTGSLLNFPAMFVIAVITTLLVIGIRESANFNNIIVVIKVAVILLFIGFGLSYVSVDNLEPFIPANDGVFGKFGWSGVFRASGIVFYAYLGFDAVSTVAQEVKNPQRDMPWGILGSLVVCTILYIAVAFVMNGMVSYKELNTAAPIAVAVDSAGSALTWLSTPIKIGAIAGLSSVILVMLIGQSRIFFSMANDGLLPKSFGKTHPKFKTPYITTIVIGGVAMIITGLLPINLLGELVSIGTLLAFVLVSAGVLMLRYKNPDIHRPFKTPLFPFVPIMGVLTSLGVMATLPLETWIRLIAWMALGIIIYFVYSIKRSKLNNQPK; translated from the coding sequence ATGGCAAACATTTGGATCACAAAACCGCTTCAACAGCTCATGACCGAAACCGCCGACAAGGCTGTTGGGCTGCGGCGAACCCTGGGTAGATTTAACCTGATCATGTTAGGTGTGGGCGGCATTATTGGTGCCGGCATCTTCGTGCTCACCGGCCAGGCGGCGGCCAACTATGCGGGCCCGGCCATCATCCTGTCGTTCGTCATTGCGGGCATTGCCTGCGGGTTTGCCGGCCTGTGTTATGCCGAGTTCGCCTCCATGATCCCCATCGCGGGAAGTGCCTATACCTACGCCTATGCTACCCTTGGAGAATTTATCGCCTGGATCATCGGCTGGGACCTCATCCTCGAATACCTCTTCGGAGCGGCCACCGTGGCCGTGGGCTGGTCGGGCTACGTGGTCAGCTTCCTGAAAAATTTTGGCATCCAAATTCCCCCCGCCCTTTGCAACGCGCCATTCACTTACGACACGGCCACGCACGAATGGATCCGGACGGGAAGCCTTTTGAATTTTCCGGCCATGTTCGTCATCGCCGTCATCACCACCCTGCTGGTGATCGGTATCCGCGAGTCGGCCAACTTCAACAACATCATCGTGGTCATCAAAGTGGCCGTCATCCTCTTGTTCATCGGGTTTGGGTTGAGCTATGTGTCAGTGGACAACCTCGAGCCCTTCATCCCCGCAAATGACGGCGTTTTTGGAAAGTTCGGATGGAGCGGGGTCTTCCGCGCTTCGGGCATCGTGTTCTATGCCTATCTGGGTTTTGACGCCGTGTCCACCGTGGCACAGGAAGTGAAGAATCCCCAGCGCGATATGCCTTGGGGCATCCTGGGCTCGCTCGTCGTCTGCACCATTCTCTACATCGCCGTCGCGTTTGTTATGAACGGCATGGTGTCGTACAAAGAATTGAACACGGCTGCTCCCATCGCCGTTGCCGTTGACTCTGCGGGATCTGCTTTGACATGGCTGAGCACCCCCATCAAGATCGGCGCCATCGCCGGATTGAGCTCCGTGATCCTCGTGATGCTGATCGGCCAATCCCGTATCTTTTTCTCCATGGCCAACGACGGTCTCTTACCCAAAAGCTTTGGAAAGACCCACCCCAAATTCAAAACCCCTTACATCACCACCATCGTCATCGGCGGCGTAGCCATGATCATCACCGGCCTGCTCCCCATCAACTTGTTGGGTGAACTTGTCTCCATCGGCACCTTGCTCGCGTTCGTACTCGTAAGCGCCGGCGTGCTGATGCTTCGCTACAAAAACCCCGACATCCACCGCCCCTTCAAGACCCCTTTGTTCCCCTTCGTCCCCATCATGGGCGTACTCACTTCTTTGGGCGTGATGGCCACCCTACCCCTCGAAACCTGGATCCGCCTCATCGCCTGGATGGCCCTCGGCATCATCATCTATTTCGTCTACAGCATCAAACGCAGCAAACTGAACAACCAGCCTAAGTAA
- a CDS encoding APC family permease, producing MAQPEKTQGQLVRSLGLFSAFILTVSSVIGSGVYKKVAPMSSELLSADLVLACWVLAGLITLCGTLSNAEVAGLLADSGGEYVYFRKIYNKFFAFLFGWTAFTVIRSAAVASIAYVFAHSFNALVPLPELPASWAQISLGGVFTPFDNFGVKTLTVLLIVGLSYNNYIGLKFGEGLSKTVTIIVVVSIFLVIVLGLTLGGGSWANFTTPATGFVHHAWTEGAFIQSIFAALLAAFWAYEGWSATGYIGGEIKNPNRNLPLALVLGVSFVMLVYISINFTYLFVLPIDEIIAAHKSQNTIAAVVVIRHFLGEAGALFIALLILLTTFGCTNTTLLGPPRLYYAMAKEGMFFSSASYIHPRYNTPSKAILIQAVWSSVLVFSGSFDQLTDMLVFAAFIFYGATTLGVFVLRVKMPDVPRPYKAWGYPVVPAIFILFCVALIAVTLITKPREALIGLALMGSGLPFYWYWTRGK from the coding sequence ATGGCGCAACCTGAAAAGACACAGGGGCAACTCGTACGCTCCCTCGGATTGTTCTCGGCCTTCATCCTCACCGTCAGCTCGGTCATCGGGTCGGGCGTGTATAAAAAAGTGGCGCCCATGTCGTCCGAGCTGTTGTCGGCCGACCTGGTGCTGGCGTGCTGGGTACTGGCCGGTTTGATCACACTCTGCGGCACGCTGAGCAACGCCGAAGTGGCGGGGCTGCTGGCCGACTCGGGTGGCGAGTATGTTTACTTTCGCAAGATCTATAACAAATTCTTTGCGTTCCTTTTTGGCTGGACCGCCTTTACGGTGATCCGCTCGGCAGCCGTGGCGTCTATCGCCTATGTGTTTGCCCACTCCTTCAACGCGCTCGTGCCCCTGCCGGAGCTTCCCGCCTCCTGGGCACAGATCTCATTAGGCGGCGTCTTTACGCCCTTCGACAATTTTGGGGTCAAGACCCTCACCGTGCTGCTCATCGTGGGCTTGTCTTATAACAATTATATCGGTCTGAAATTCGGTGAAGGGTTGAGCAAGACCGTCACCATCATCGTGGTGGTCAGCATCTTTCTAGTCATTGTACTGGGCCTCACGTTGGGCGGTGGCAGCTGGGCTAATTTCACTACACCGGCCACCGGCTTTGTGCACCACGCCTGGACCGAGGGTGCGTTTATTCAAAGCATTTTCGCAGCACTACTAGCAGCCTTCTGGGCCTATGAAGGCTGGAGCGCTACGGGCTACATCGGCGGGGAGATCAAGAACCCGAACCGGAACTTGCCGCTGGCCCTGGTGCTCGGCGTTTCGTTTGTGATGCTGGTCTACATCAGCATCAACTTCACCTACCTCTTTGTGCTTCCCATTGACGAGATCATCGCGGCTCATAAATCACAAAACACGATCGCCGCCGTGGTGGTGATCCGCCATTTCCTGGGGGAGGCCGGGGCATTGTTCATTGCGTTGCTGATCCTGCTCACCACCTTCGGTTGCACGAACACTACCCTGCTGGGGCCGCCGCGTTTGTATTATGCGATGGCCAAGGAAGGCATGTTCTTCTCCTCGGCGTCCTACATCCATCCCCGCTATAATACACCATCCAAAGCCATCTTGATCCAGGCCGTGTGGTCGTCGGTGCTGGTGTTTTCGGGGAGCTTTGATCAGTTGACGGATATGTTGGTGTTTGCGGCATTTATTTTTTATGGGGCCACCACGCTGGGGGTATTTGTGCTGCGGGTGAAAATGCCGGATGTGCCGCGCCCGTATAAGGCGTGGGGATATCCGGTGGTGCCGGCAATTTTTATCTTGTTTTGTGTGGCGTTGATTGCGGTTACTTTGATTACCAAGCCGCGCGAGGCGTTAATTGGGTTGGCACTTATGGGAAGTGGGTTGCCGTTTTATTGGTATTGGACGAGGGGGAAATAA
- a CDS encoding transcriptional repressor: MKIHKEFLETMLHRRSIPATPLRLRVLQCIFEYTEYFTAEQVARNLGRTEKVDSAHVSNILTQFNRSGLITRVEDEEVNMRRPGRKIKKYIWLHQYLRRISQRTSYVPIN, encoded by the coding sequence ATGAAAATCCACAAAGAGTTTTTAGAGACGATGCTACACCGGCGGAGCATCCCCGCCACGCCACTGCGGCTGCGCGTGTTGCAATGTATTTTCGAATACACCGAATATTTTACAGCGGAACAGGTGGCTCGAAATCTGGGCAGGACAGAGAAGGTGGATAGTGCACATGTATCGAATATCCTCACGCAATTCAATCGCAGTGGGTTGATCACGCGCGTTGAGGACGAGGAGGTGAACATGCGCCGGCCGGGGCGCAAGATCAAGAAATATATCTGGCTTCATCAATACCTCCGCCGCATCAGCCAACGCACGAGTTATGTGCCCATCAATTGA
- a CDS encoding glycoside hydrolase family 88 protein: MKNLLSAALLLSACAAFAQPKIDVDKQMKLSLQQYKGMLKEFTDTTLFPQSVNPDGTYKKMPSEWWCTGFFGGSLWYLYEYTKDPEMKAAAEKWTMALKKEQYNTGTHDLGFMLYNSFGNGYRLTGNPAYKPIMLKGAESLSTRFNPKVGVIKSWNNFHGYTYPVIIDNMMNLEFLFWAAKTSGNKKFYDISVTHADNTMKNHFRPDYSSIHVLCYDSVGNVIARKTAQGYADESAWARGQAWGLYGYVVMYRETKNKKYLDQAVHIADFFTHHPNMPKDKVPYWDFNSPAIPNDVRDASCAAIAASALLELSGYVKGEKSKAYFAFAEEVLQNLSKPEYFASSDNHNFLLKHSTGHKPANSEIDTPIVYADYYYLEGLLRYDKLTRKK, from the coding sequence ATGAAAAATCTCCTGTCAGCAGCGTTGCTCCTGAGTGCGTGTGCAGCCTTTGCACAACCTAAAATTGACGTCGACAAACAAATGAAGCTGAGCCTGCAGCAATACAAAGGCATGCTGAAAGAATTCACCGACACCACCCTCTTCCCGCAGTCGGTAAATCCCGACGGCACCTACAAGAAGATGCCGAGCGAGTGGTGGTGCACCGGCTTCTTTGGCGGCTCGCTCTGGTATCTCTACGAATACACCAAAGACCCTGAAATGAAGGCCGCTGCCGAAAAATGGACGATGGCCCTGAAGAAAGAACAATACAACACCGGCACCCACGACCTGGGCTTCATGCTCTACAATTCGTTTGGCAACGGCTATCGCCTCACGGGCAACCCGGCCTACAAGCCCATCATGCTCAAGGGCGCCGAGTCGCTGTCGACGCGCTTCAATCCCAAGGTGGGTGTCATCAAGTCGTGGAACAACTTTCATGGCTACACCTATCCCGTCATCATCGACAACATGATGAATCTCGAGTTCCTGTTCTGGGCGGCCAAAACTTCGGGCAACAAAAAGTTCTACGACATCAGCGTCACGCACGCCGACAACACGATGAAGAATCACTTCCGCCCCGACTACAGCAGCATCCACGTGTTGTGCTACGACAGCGTCGGGAACGTGATCGCCCGCAAAACCGCCCAGGGCTACGCCGACGAATCGGCCTGGGCACGCGGACAAGCGTGGGGTCTCTATGGCTACGTGGTGATGTATCGCGAAACCAAAAACAAAAAATACCTGGACCAGGCCGTGCACATCGCCGACTTCTTCACGCATCACCCCAACATGCCCAAAGACAAAGTTCCCTACTGGGATTTTAATTCGCCGGCCATCCCCAACGATGTTCGCGACGCGTCGTGTGCCGCCATCGCCGCCTCTGCCTTGCTGGAGCTAAGCGGCTATGTGAAAGGCGAGAAAAGCAAGGCCTATTTCGCTTTCGCGGAAGAAGTGTTGCAGAACCTGTCCAAACCGGAATACTTCGCCTCCTCCGACAATCACAACTTTCTATTGAAGCACTCCACGGGCCACAAACCCGCCAACAGCGAAATCGACACCCCCATCGTCTACGCCGACTACTATTACCTGGAAGGTCTGCTCCGTTACGACAAACTGACCCGCAAGAAGTAG
- a CDS encoding response regulator transcription factor has translation MKKILVVEDDHRLSESVTKALEKEGYGCEPAFDGHMALKYFQQGSYQLVLLDINLPKMNGMDLCRKFRETNAEIPILIITAFGDIDSKMEAFTLGADDYLVKPFHLRELLAKVKVFLKRAEQPNAAQPLYQLQDIKLDPNKKIAIREGKEINLTPKEYGLLEYMLKNRNRIISKDELAMNLWDANYGVTHNTIEVYINFLRNKIDKEFEKKLILTKPGFGYYLNDQRDEL, from the coding sequence GTGAAAAAGATCCTTGTCGTTGAAGATGATCACCGCCTTTCAGAGTCTGTCACCAAAGCTCTGGAAAAGGAAGGCTATGGTTGCGAACCCGCCTTCGATGGCCACATGGCCCTGAAGTATTTTCAACAAGGAAGCTACCAGCTCGTGCTCCTCGACATCAATCTCCCCAAAATGAACGGCATGGACCTCTGCCGCAAATTCCGCGAGACTAACGCCGAGATCCCCATCCTCATCATCACCGCCTTTGGCGACATCGACAGCAAGATGGAAGCGTTCACGCTGGGCGCCGACGACTACTTGGTCAAGCCGTTTCATTTGCGCGAACTGTTGGCCAAGGTGAAAGTGTTCCTGAAACGCGCCGAGCAGCCCAATGCGGCCCAGCCCCTCTATCAACTGCAGGACATCAAGCTGGACCCCAACAAGAAGATCGCCATCCGCGAAGGCAAGGAAATAAACCTCACGCCCAAAGAATACGGCTTGCTGGAATACATGCTGAAGAACCGGAATCGCATCATTTCCAAAGACGAACTGGCCATGAACCTCTGGGACGCCAACTACGGCGTGACCCACAACACCATCGAAGTGTACATCAACTTCCTGCGAAACAAGATCGACAAGGAGTTTGAAAAGAAGCTCATCCTCACCAAGCCCGGCTTCGGCTATTATCTAAACGATCAACGCGATGAACTATAA
- a CDS encoding sensor histidine kinase, with product MNYKTRLTLLFVGLFFFVLSSILVFIYISYSEFRRDEFFARLREKSFNTAKLLIDVKEIDIGLLKIIDQNSINKMYDEKILIFDEQNTLIYSSLDDEKIPYSLKTIEQIRKRADKYYVDDDGDEVVGVHYTGQGHDYVVLASAYDTYGISKLENLKTLVIIALVLGTLLIAISSYYYIRQVFRPIDALNSSIQTIGENNLHEFIPVNGRKNRDELDQLAVNYNQMLGRLFKAFESQRAFVRNAAHELKTPLALIHGKLDRLDELAGPQNPEMQVLLTSLEQDVDSQADLVESLLLIQRLQSQLPVNTAKVRIDESLYESVKDVNETFPQQAVKIDIESSIKTEDQLTVVGNTLLLKICFRNLIANAAMYASTPELNIKISEEGHGLQLTFVNAGDDPIPDTRIFEPFYRQTQQQEKPGHGLGLSIVKQIIELMNGTVAYYFESEKHHFQITIPHT from the coding sequence ATGAACTATAAAACGAGGCTGACGCTGCTTTTCGTAGGGCTCTTCTTCTTCGTGCTGTCGTCCATCCTCGTCTTCATCTACATTTCTTATTCGGAATTCCGGCGCGACGAATTTTTCGCGCGCCTCCGCGAAAAGAGCTTTAATACGGCCAAGTTGCTCATCGATGTAAAAGAGATCGACATCGGCCTGCTGAAGATCATCGACCAGAACTCCATCAACAAAATGTATGACGAGAAGATCCTCATCTTCGACGAACAAAACACCCTGATCTACAGCAGCCTCGACGATGAAAAGATCCCCTATTCCCTAAAGACCATTGAACAGATCCGGAAGCGTGCCGACAAATACTACGTCGACGACGATGGCGACGAAGTGGTTGGCGTGCACTACACCGGCCAGGGCCACGACTACGTGGTGCTGGCTTCCGCCTACGACACCTATGGCATCAGCAAGCTGGAAAATTTAAAGACCCTGGTCATCATCGCCCTGGTGTTGGGCACGTTGTTGATCGCGATATCCAGTTACTACTACATCCGGCAAGTGTTCCGCCCGATCGATGCCTTGAATTCCTCGATACAAACGATCGGGGAAAACAATTTACATGAGTTCATCCCCGTGAATGGAAGAAAGAACCGCGACGAACTCGATCAATTGGCCGTGAACTACAATCAAATGTTGGGGAGGCTTTTCAAGGCGTTCGAGTCGCAGCGCGCCTTCGTGCGGAACGCGGCCCACGAATTGAAAACACCATTGGCCCTCATTCACGGCAAGCTCGACCGCCTGGACGAACTTGCGGGACCTCAAAACCCTGAGATGCAAGTCTTGCTGACCAGCCTGGAGCAGGACGTCGACAGCCAGGCCGATCTGGTGGAGTCGCTGCTCTTGATCCAGCGTCTCCAGTCGCAGTTGCCGGTGAACACCGCCAAGGTGCGAATCGACGAATCGCTCTATGAAAGTGTAAAAGATGTGAACGAGACCTTTCCCCAACAGGCCGTCAAGATCGACATCGAATCGTCTATCAAAACCGAAGACCAGCTGACGGTGGTGGGCAATACGTTGTTGTTGAAGATCTGTTTTCGCAACCTCATCGCCAACGCCGCCATGTACGCCTCCACACCGGAGCTGAACATAAAAATATCCGAAGAAGGTCACGGCCTGCAGCTCACGTTTGTCAACGCCGGCGACGACCCCATTCCCGACACGCGCATTTTCGAGCCGTTCTATCGCCAGACCCAACAACAGGAAAAACCCGGACACGGGCTGGGACTTTCCATTGTGAAGCAGATCATCGAACTGATGAACGGCACGGTTGCCTATTATTTCGAAAGCGAAAAACACCATTTCCAGATCACTATCCCGCACACCTGA